In Hyperolius riggenbachi isolate aHypRig1 chromosome 1, aHypRig1.pri, whole genome shotgun sequence, the genomic window TTCTGtctctctgcccctccactgTCTCTCTGCGCCTCCGCTGTCTCTCTGCGCCTTTGCTGTCTCTCTGCGCCTTTGCTGTCTCTCTGCGCCTTTGCTGTCTCTCTGCGCCTTTGCTGTCTCTCTGCTCCTTTGCTGTCTCTCTGCATCTCCGCTGTCTCCACACCTCTCTGCTGTCTCCCTGTGAGCTATGCCTTTCTGTTGTCTCTCTGCCTCTTTGCTGTCTTCACGCCTCTCCACTGTCTCTCTGCGCCTCCGCTGTCTCTCTGCACCTGCCTCCCTGCATCCCTGCTGTCTTCCTGTATCTCCGCTGTCTCCCTGCCCCTGGACTGTCTCTCTGCGCCTTTGCTGTCTCTCTGCCTCTGCTGTCTCTCTGCCTCTGCTGTCTCTCTGCATATTCGCTGTCTCCATGCCTCTCCGCTGTCTCCACACCTCTCCACTGTCTCCCTGTGAGctatgcctttctgctgtctctctgcctctctgctgtctccACTGTCTCTCTGCGCCTCCGCTGTCTCTCTGCGCCTGTCTCCCTGCATCACTGCTGTCTTCCTGcatctcctctgtctccctgcaTCTCCACTGTCTCAGTGTTTCCGCTGTCTCCCTGCATCTctgctgcctggctacctatactgggagcacctataccaggctacctatactggtggcccaGCTGCTGAGTTAATTTGGCCCTGCCCATGACCCGTCCATgtgctagtctaatgtcccaccattgcttagtttatgtaaattttgctccacctgagaccacaaccacatccctggtccatgaccacgcccattgtttGGCGCAccatttttgcccccccccccctccccccccggacaattttctgcggacgcccatgcctaAAGT contains:
- the LOC137522319 gene encoding octapeptide-repeat protein T2-like, translated to METANMQRDSRGRETAEAERQQRRRETVQGQGDSGDTGRQQGCREAGAERQRRRRETVERREDSKEAERQQKGIAHRETAERCGDSGDAERQQRSRETAKAQRDSKGAERQQRRRETAKAQRDSGGAERQWRGRETEERQRDSEDAERQWRRRESGGAERQRRGRESRGPERQRRRRETAEAQRDSGGAERQRRRRETAEAQRDSGGAERQQRDSGGAETVEAQRDS